Proteins found in one Deltaproteobacteria bacterium IMCC39524 genomic segment:
- the ilvB gene encoding biosynthetic-type acetolactate synthase large subunit, giving the protein MKLTGSKILLESLIQEGVDTIFGYPGGTVINIYDDLMGSSIKHILTRHEQAAVHAADGYARATGRVGVAIATSGPGATNTITGIANAYMDSIPMVVITGQVPTGLIGNDAFQEADLVGITRPITKHNYLVKDIKDLARIIKQAFYIARTGRPGPVVIDLPKDIQMATAKFEYPDKVELRGYKPTFSGNVRMIEKAVKMMLSAKKPVLYVGGGATLTDAHAELMELAEILQAPVTTTLMGMASFPTRHPLSLGMLGMHGTYYANMAVTNSDLLIALGARFDDRVTGKIDTFAPHAKIIHVDVDPTSIKKNVRVDLPIVGDLRDVLKKMNKALGEMKDDVAKANAAHKPWLEEISAWRKEHPMSYKPSKTEIKPQFVIEKLRELSNDDAIVTTEVGQHQMWTAQFFDFTQPRTFLSSGGLGTMGYGLPAALGAQAAFPERQVIDVSGDGSFQMNSQELATLVQYRLPVKIVILNNNFLGMVRQWQQLFFDKRYSQTCMELPIDFTKLAEAYGATGLKATKPEEVEEVIKKAFATPGPVIMEFKISREENVMPMVPAGAALNEMVLAS; this is encoded by the coding sequence GTGAAATTGACTGGTTCGAAAATTCTTCTGGAGAGCCTGATTCAGGAAGGCGTTGATACAATTTTTGGCTATCCCGGTGGGACGGTCATTAATATTTATGATGACCTGATGGGATCATCCATAAAGCACATCCTGACGCGTCACGAACAAGCGGCCGTACATGCTGCTGACGGTTACGCGCGCGCGACTGGCAGGGTCGGTGTCGCCATTGCAACCAGTGGTCCCGGGGCAACCAACACAATTACCGGGATTGCCAATGCTTATATGGATTCGATTCCAATGGTTGTCATTACCGGCCAGGTCCCAACGGGCCTGATTGGCAATGATGCCTTCCAGGAGGCAGACCTCGTCGGCATCACCCGGCCGATCACCAAGCATAACTACCTGGTCAAAGACATCAAGGACCTGGCCCGCATCATCAAACAGGCCTTCTACATTGCCCGGACCGGGCGGCCCGGTCCTGTGGTCATCGATTTGCCCAAGGATATCCAGATGGCCACGGCCAAATTCGAATATCCCGACAAGGTTGAGCTGCGCGGCTACAAACCCACGTTCAGCGGCAACGTGCGCATGATCGAAAAAGCTGTCAAGATGATGCTCTCTGCCAAGAAGCCCGTGCTCTACGTTGGTGGTGGTGCGACTCTGACTGATGCTCACGCTGAATTGATGGAGCTGGCGGAAATTCTGCAGGCCCCGGTTACGACGACCTTAATGGGTATGGCCAGTTTCCCGACGCGGCACCCGCTCTCTTTGGGAATGCTCGGTATGCACGGCACCTATTACGCCAATATGGCTGTCACTAACTCTGATCTGCTGATTGCTCTTGGCGCACGTTTCGATGACCGCGTCACCGGCAAGATAGACACCTTTGCGCCACACGCCAAGATCATTCATGTGGATGTTGACCCAACGTCTATCAAGAAAAACGTCCGCGTCGATCTGCCGATTGTCGGTGATTTGCGAGACGTCTTAAAGAAAATGAACAAGGCTCTCGGCGAGATGAAGGATGACGTCGCGAAAGCAAACGCTGCACACAAACCCTGGCTTGAGGAAATCTCCGCCTGGCGTAAAGAGCATCCGATGTCCTATAAACCTTCGAAAACGGAGATCAAGCCGCAGTTTGTGATTGAGAAGTTGCGCGAACTCTCCAACGACGATGCCATTGTCACGACGGAGGTCGGTCAGCACCAGATGTGGACCGCCCAGTTCTTTGACTTTACCCAGCCCCGCACTTTTCTTTCCTCGGGAGGTCTCGGCACCATGGGTTACGGCCTGCCCGCTGCGCTCGGAGCTCAGGCCGCTTTCCCCGAACGACAGGTCATTGATGTCTCCGGTGACGGCTCCTTCCAGATGAACTCCCAGGAGTTGGCCACCCTGGTTCAGTATCGGCTGCCTGTAAAAATTGTGATTCTCAACAACAACTTCCTCGGTATGGTCCGCCAATGGCAGCAGCTCTTTTTTGACAAGCGCTACAGCCAGACCTGTATGGAGCTGCCGATCGATTTCACCAAGCTCGCAGAAGCTTACGGTGCAACTGGACTCAAGGCAACCAAGCCGGAAGAGGTTGAAGAGGTGATCAAGAAGGCCTTTGCCACTCCAGGGCCGGTGATCATGGAGTTCAAGATCTCTCGTGAAGAAAACGTTATGCCGATGGTTCCTGCTGGTGCGGCACTCAATGAAATGGTTCTGGCGTCCTAA
- the ilvD gene encoding dihydroxy-acid dehydratase has translation MTEKRSSAITQGFERTPHRALLKGTGVPQQQMDKPFIGIASSFTDLIPGHTGMRDLERFIEKGVHTGGGHSFIFGIPGVCDGIAMGHRGMHYSLPTRELIADMVESVAEAHRLDGLVLLTNCDKITPGMLMAAARLNIPCIVVTAGPMMTGSGREGRKFSFVTDTFEAMGQYKAGVMDEQELMACEDKACPTAGSCQGLFTANTMAILTETLGMSLVGCGTALAVSSLKRRIAFASGERIVELVHEQVLPRQIMTKAAFENAIRVDLALGGSSNTVLHLLSIAREAGVELPLEEFDRLGRETPQLASMNPGGKHFMEDLDTAGGVPGVLYQLRDRINDNPTLTGPTVKEIVASVASVDEDVIQPVSNPVRAEGGLAILSGNLAPLGSVVKQSGVSEKMMNFEGRARCFDSEEDAMEALMGGQVVAGDLVVIRYEGPKGGPGMREMLAPTATLMGLGLGDSVALITDGRFSGGTRGPCIGHISPEAAEGGPIALVEDGDKILLDIPKRKLELLVNDDELARRKAAWKAPEAKIKTGWLARYAKVVTSANTGAVCEA, from the coding sequence ATGACCGAGAAACGCAGTAGTGCCATCACCCAGGGTTTTGAACGTACACCACACCGTGCTTTGTTAAAAGGAACTGGTGTTCCACAACAACAAATGGACAAACCTTTTATCGGGATTGCTTCTTCCTTTACCGACCTGATCCCTGGTCACACCGGGATGCGTGATCTCGAGCGCTTCATCGAAAAAGGTGTACACACAGGTGGTGGTCATTCCTTTATATTCGGCATCCCCGGAGTTTGCGACGGCATCGCCATGGGCCATCGCGGCATGCACTATTCTCTGCCGACCCGCGAACTGATTGCCGATATGGTTGAGTCGGTTGCCGAGGCCCATCGCCTTGATGGTCTGGTACTTCTGACCAACTGCGACAAAATCACCCCAGGCATGCTCATGGCTGCAGCGCGCCTGAATATCCCATGTATCGTTGTAACCGCCGGGCCAATGATGACCGGGTCTGGCCGCGAGGGGCGTAAATTCTCTTTTGTTACCGATACGTTTGAGGCGATGGGACAGTACAAGGCCGGTGTTATGGATGAACAGGAGTTGATGGCCTGTGAAGACAAAGCTTGTCCGACAGCCGGTTCTTGCCAAGGTCTCTTCACTGCCAACACCATGGCAATTCTTACAGAAACTCTCGGCATGAGTCTGGTGGGTTGTGGCACGGCACTGGCGGTTTCATCACTGAAACGTCGCATCGCTTTTGCCAGTGGTGAGCGCATCGTCGAACTGGTTCACGAGCAAGTTCTCCCACGGCAGATCATGACCAAGGCGGCTTTTGAAAATGCCATTCGCGTGGATCTGGCCCTCGGCGGTTCCAGCAATACCGTTCTGCATCTCTTGTCGATTGCCCGTGAAGCTGGAGTTGAACTGCCACTGGAAGAGTTTGATCGCCTTGGTCGCGAAACTCCGCAGCTCGCATCAATGAACCCCGGTGGCAAACATTTCATGGAAGACCTCGACACCGCCGGCGGTGTCCCCGGTGTCCTTTACCAGTTACGTGACCGGATCAATGATAACCCGACCTTGACCGGGCCTACTGTCAAAGAGATCGTGGCGAGCGTTGCTTCTGTGGATGAAGACGTGATTCAGCCGGTCAGTAACCCGGTGCGGGCGGAAGGTGGCCTCGCCATCCTCTCCGGTAACCTCGCGCCACTTGGTTCTGTTGTTAAACAGTCCGGGGTTTCTGAAAAGATGATGAATTTTGAAGGCCGTGCCCGCTGCTTTGATTCTGAAGAGGACGCCATGGAGGCCCTTATGGGTGGTCAGGTTGTTGCCGGTGACCTGGTGGTGATTCGTTACGAGGGGCCCAAGGGTGGCCCTGGAATGAGGGAGATGCTTGCCCCGACCGCGACCTTGATGGGTCTCGGTCTGGGCGACAGTGTCGCGCTGATTACGGATGGCCGTTTTTCCGGTGGTACGCGCGGCCCCTGTATTGGGCATATCTCTCCCGAAGCTGCCGAGGGTGGTCCGATTGCCCTGGTCGAAGACGGCGACAAGATTCTTCTGGATATCCCGAAGCGAAAGCTGGAACTGCTGGTCAACGACGATGAGCTGGCTCGTCGCAAGGCCGCCTGGAAGGCTCCCGAGGCCAAGATCAAGACGGGCTGGCTGGCTCGCTACGCCAAGGTCGTAACCTCGGCAAACACCGGTGCGGTCTGCGAGGCCTAG